In Halostagnicola larsenii XH-48, the sequence AACTGGACCATAACAGCGGACAAAGTGGTGTCAATCCCGCACATATAACAGCGGACAGGGTGGTGTTCAAACGCCGAGCACAACAGTATATCACGTAGAGACTACAGCATATCACGAATAGATGTGAGTTCGAGAAAACCTGGCCTCGAGTAATCGGTATTTTGATCGATCGATATTCTCGGATGAGTGAAATCATGAGTGACTAGACTTCCAAGGGGAAGAAAATTCAGATGGGGAGTTTGGCTAGTACCACACCACCCCGTCCGCTGTTCTACGTGCTGAAGAATCCAACTGACAAGAACAGCGGACATAGTGGTGTGTGATGTTCAGGAATCGCGCTTGAATTTAAATCGGGGAATTAGTCACTGAGAGGAGTTCTCGAGCAGGAGATCCGAACCCATTGGATACACGAGACACCCTTGTTCGGTTCGTTGCCGATAGTACAGAATTATGTGATGACATCGGCGTACAAGAGGTTACGAAGTAATTTGGAAGATTTGTTCACGAAGCAGATGACTGGATGAGGTAGTTCGGAATTCAGTGGGACACACCCACCCCACTTTGTCCGCTGTTCTTCACAAATGATGGGTGGGGGAAACTGAGCGATAGGGATCGAGATTCGATCGTCGATATATTATCCCGCCGCTCAATTTGATATTCCTCTCCTCCTTGTTGTATTATTCTATGAAGACCTAGTACGGACTAGCTTGTTGCATAAGATTATAAAACTTCCCCTATACAGAATACTCCGCAACCCACCCCATCCCACACTAGTACCCTATTACAGCGGACATCATGGAGGGGGTGTGTCCCGCCGATTAGTATATAAAAACAACAACAGCGGACACTCCGGACACGGTGGTTTTATAAACTGTCGTGATAACAGTTATCCCAAGAAAACGAATGGGCTTGTTCGAACGCGATACGGAAATCTACAAAAATCGCGACGCACTACGCGAAGATTATCAACCCGAGGAACTTGTGGGCCGTGACGAAGAAATCCAGATGTACCAGGCATCGCTCCAGCCGGTCATCAACGGGGAACAACCCAACAACGTCTTTCTCTATGGGAAAACTGGGGTCGGAAAAACGGCGGCGACGCGATATCTCCTCTCTCATCTCGAGGAAGACGCAAGCCAGTACGACGACATCGATCTTCATCTAACCTTTCTCAACTGCGACGGTCTCACATCCTCCTACCAAATCGCGACTCGTCTGGTCAACGAACTTCGCGAAGAGACGAACCAGATCAGCACGACCGGGTATCCTCGAGCAACCGTCTACGAAATGTTGTGGGACGATCTCGACGCGCTCGGGGGAACGAATTTGATCGTTCTCGACGAAGTCGATCACGTCGAAGACGATTCGATCCTCTATCAGCTCCCACGGGCGCGTGCGAACAACAACCTCTCCGAAGCGAAGATCGGTATTATTGGGATCTCGAACGACTTTTCGTTCCGGGACGATCTATCGCCGAAGGTCAAAAGTTCGCTCTGTGAACAGGAGATCCACTTCCCGGCGTACGATGCGGGGGATCTACAGAAGATCCTCGAGCAGCGGGCACAGGTTGCGTTCCACGACGGCGTCATCGACGATGCGGTTATTCCGCTGTGTGCTGCCTACGGAGCGAAAGACGCCGGCGATGCCCGTCAGTCGATCGATCTGTTGATGAAAGCGGGCGATCTGGCTCGCGAGGAAGAAGTTACCCAGGAACAACCGGATGAGATCGTCATCACCGAAGCACACGTCGAAGCGGGTCGCCACGATCTCGAGCGCGGTCGCATCGAGGAGGGCATCAATGGGTTGACCCAGCACGGCCATCTCGTCTTGTATTCGTTGTTGACCCTGCATCTCCAGGATGAAACCCCGATCCGGTCTCGAGATGTCCGGCCACGATACACCAACTTCGCCCAGCGAGCCGGACGCGATCCGCTCGTTCCGCGCCGAATGCGCGACCATCTCTCGGAGCTCGCGATGCTCGGTCTCGTTTCCGTGACGGAGCGAAACGAGGGACGCCGGGGCGGAACGTATCGAGAGTACACCCTCGATATGGACATCGAACTGATCCTCTCGGCGCTGGATGACGTCCTCGAGGATGTCGGTATCCACGATTCTGTCAAGCGGTATCTGTCGGATGGCGAGTCTCCGGAAGGTGACACCTCGTTGTTGGAATTTCAGTAGGCCGCCAACTCGTTCGAAATTACCTCGGCTGGGTGGCCCGTTCGAGACGACTATCTTCGCAGCACAACACCAGTGTGTCCGGAGTAATTCTCGAGTAGCGGCGGTTCTCTCGAGGGGTATACCTAACTGTTCCGATCTGAACACGTTCTCGACGAAGCGGACCGCGAGTGGGCGATCGACCGCACTAACAGCGGACATAGTGGTGTCGAAAACTCCATACCTGTGGGGAATTTATTCGATGGTGACGGGTTGATTTCGATCGGCTGACCTCGTTTTAGTGGACGCCGAGCAATGACTTTCGAGAACGTCTCACTGTTCGACTGTTGCCGACCCCGTTACCGAAAGCCGATTCAAGCCACATATTATACACACTATTTGTTATCGACATACACGAAAACTTTTTAGTTCTGCTGGTGGACCCTCTCACTAGAGTCCCTGTTATCATGTCTCGTGATGTTTTCGACGAATCCGAATACGAACGACGAGTGAAACAAACGAAAGAACGGCTACGCGAGGAACGTCTCGATGCAATCGTCGTCTCCGACCCGGCCAACATGAACTATCTGACCGGCTACGACGGCTGGTCGTTTTACGTCCATCAGGCCGTCATCGTCACGCCCGAGAACGACGAACCCGTCTGGGTCGGCCGCGAGATGGACGCCAACGGGGCGCGAGCGACGGCCTGGCTTTCCGAACCGAACATTCGATCCTACAGCGACGATCACGTCCACTCGCCGTACGACTTGCACCCGATGGATTACGTCGCGAAAGTCCTCGAGGACCTCGATGTCGAAGACGGCCGCATCGGCCTCGAGATGGACGCCGCGTACTTCACCGCGAAATCCTATACGCGCCTCCAGCAGAACCTTCCGGCGGCCGATTTCGAGGACCGAACGTTACTGGTCAACTGGGTTCGGGTCAAAAAGTCCGAACGGGAACTCGAGTACATGCGCGAGGCCGCTCGGATTTCGGAACTGGCGATGCGGGCCGGCCTCGAGACGATCGAGGAGGGAGTCCCCGAGTACGAAGCTGCCGCCGCGATATACGAGGCGCTGATCACCGGAACCGACGCGTTCGGCGGCGATTACCCGTCGATCGTTCCGTTGATGCCGGCTGGCGATCACACCGGAACGCCGCACCTGACGTGGACCGATCGGTCGTTCGAACGGGGCGATCCCGTTATCATCGAGCTCTCTGGCTGTCGGCACCGGTATCACTCACCGCTGGCGCGGACGACGTTCGTCGGCGAGCCGCCGGAAGCGATCGCACACACTGCGGAAGTCGTCGTCGAAGGGCTCGAGGCCGCACTCGACGCCGCAGAACCCGGTGTCACCTGCGAGTCCGTCGAACGGGTCTGGCGAGAGACGATCGCCAAACACGACATGGAGAAGGAAGACCGAATCGGCTACTCGATGGGGCTCGGCTATCCGCCGGACTGGGGCGAACACACGGCGAGCATCCGCCCCGGAGACGAAACCGTTCTCGAGGAGGACATGACCTTTCACATGATCCCCGGCATCTGGCTGGACGACTACGGCGTCGAGATCAGCGAAACGTTTCACGTCACCAGCGACGGAGCGGAGACGCTTGCGGAGTTCCCGCGAAAACTGTTCACGACGTAGGTAGCTCGAGTTCCGACATAATCTCTGCAAACGGTGCACAACTGCTCGAAACTGCTCGTGAGCGGACGGAGTGGGAGAGTCACATCACGACGGCGAGCATGCGACGTACTTCTATGATGAGACAATCCACCAAAGCTTCTGCAAGGACTGTGGCCTGGTAATCAACGAACAACGCATCGATCACGGACAGCACATGTCGTCTCCGGATCAACATCGAGTCGGACACGCTGCAGCCGACAGAATTCTAATTGAATCACTCGCGTAGCATAGCGCCTGCTGCATATCGCCGCCATTTCTTTATACCTCGTTGCACAAAATCAGATAGTGTCTGAAACAACGAAACAGGATATAACAGTCCGTATCGATGCGTATCTCGACGCGGACACCGACGTGTTTCGTATCGGTGCCGCGGACGACATCCTCCGACTGCTAGTCGACGCCCACGACACGGAGTTTACGATCCCTGAACTCGTCGACGCCACGGGTGTCACCCGCTCGACTGTCTGGCGAGCCGTCGACCTCCTCGACAGCATCGGTGCCGTACAAATTCGAGAGACACCACAACGAAACTATATCGCGATCAACCCGGACCGACTCCAGAAAGACGACCCGATCCTCGCTATTCCACAGTCGGAATTTCACGCGCCGATTCGAGCATTCGTTGACCGCGTGCACGCAACGATCACCGATGCCGACGACATCACCGAACTACTCGGTATCGTCGTCTTCGGGAGCGTCGCTCGTGGCGAGGCTGACCGTCAGAGCGACATCGATTGCTTCGTTGTCGTCGATGGCGACCGGACGACGGCCCGCCGTCGGATTACCGATGTCGGTGCTGATCTCCAGTCCGAACGCTTCGACGGTGACCGGTTTGTGTTCGAGCCGTATATCGAATCCGCAGAGAGCGCACGCAGAGCCGGCTCAAAACTCCGCGAAATCTTCGCGGAGGGAGTTACGGTGTCCGGGAGCGACCAACTTGACTCGCTTCGAAAGGAGGTCGTCGCCGATGAGTAGTACGCGAATCGAGCAACTCATCAACAACGTACAAGCAGCGTTCGACCGCTGCCCGGCAGAGATCGAAGCCGGACTCGATGTCGACGCCGCCGCTCTCCTCCAGTTGCGGAAGGCCTGTCGCTTACTCGCCGGTGCAGAGGCACTCCGGGATGCCAACTACTACCCGCTCGTGATCGAAGCG encodes:
- a CDS encoding nucleotidyltransferase domain-containing protein → MSETTKQDITVRIDAYLDADTDVFRIGAADDILRLLVDAHDTEFTIPELVDATGVTRSTVWRAVDLLDSIGAVQIRETPQRNYIAINPDRLQKDDPILAIPQSEFHAPIRAFVDRVHATITDADDITELLGIVVFGSVARGEADRQSDIDCFVVVDGDRTTARRRITDVGADLQSERFDGDRFVFEPYIESAESARRAGSKLREIFAEGVTVSGSDQLDSLRKEVVADE
- a CDS encoding orc1/cdc6 family replication initiation protein — encoded protein: MGLFERDTEIYKNRDALREDYQPEELVGRDEEIQMYQASLQPVINGEQPNNVFLYGKTGVGKTAATRYLLSHLEEDASQYDDIDLHLTFLNCDGLTSSYQIATRLVNELREETNQISTTGYPRATVYEMLWDDLDALGGTNLIVLDEVDHVEDDSILYQLPRARANNNLSEAKIGIIGISNDFSFRDDLSPKVKSSLCEQEIHFPAYDAGDLQKILEQRAQVAFHDGVIDDAVIPLCAAYGAKDAGDARQSIDLLMKAGDLAREEEVTQEQPDEIVITEAHVEAGRHDLERGRIEEGINGLTQHGHLVLYSLLTLHLQDETPIRSRDVRPRYTNFAQRAGRDPLVPRRMRDHLSELAMLGLVSVTERNEGRRGGTYREYTLDMDIELILSALDDVLEDVGIHDSVKRYLSDGESPEGDTSLLEFQ
- a CDS encoding M24 family metallopeptidase; this translates as MSRDVFDESEYERRVKQTKERLREERLDAIVVSDPANMNYLTGYDGWSFYVHQAVIVTPENDEPVWVGREMDANGARATAWLSEPNIRSYSDDHVHSPYDLHPMDYVAKVLEDLDVEDGRIGLEMDAAYFTAKSYTRLQQNLPAADFEDRTLLVNWVRVKKSERELEYMREAARISELAMRAGLETIEEGVPEYEAAAAIYEALITGTDAFGGDYPSIVPLMPAGDHTGTPHLTWTDRSFERGDPVIIELSGCRHRYHSPLARTTFVGEPPEAIAHTAEVVVEGLEAALDAAEPGVTCESVERVWRETIAKHDMEKEDRIGYSMGLGYPPDWGEHTASIRPGDETVLEEDMTFHMIPGIWLDDYGVEISETFHVTSDGAETLAEFPRKLFTT